The proteins below come from a single Miscanthus floridulus cultivar M001 chromosome 1, ASM1932011v1, whole genome shotgun sequence genomic window:
- the LOC136470022 gene encoding uncharacterized protein, whose amino-acid sequence MKAYYAIVRRLEGKFDGLELNHVARKFNEAADELAKMASARTPVPPNVFTRDLHKPSVDYALATEEGPSAEPTTGPEAPSATETSPAGPEAMAIDAEPPEADQGTDWRVPFLDRLVRGELPADRAEARRLARRAKTYVLCDGELYRRSPSGILQRCITTEAGQSLLCDLHAGVCGHHAAPRALVGNAFRQGFYWPTAVADATRLVRSCEGCQYYARQTHLPAQALQTIPITWPFAVWGLDIFTGRKFLTFCDDHHIRVAWSAIGHPRTNGQVERANGMILQGLKPRIFNRLQKFGKKWLAELPSVIWSLRNT is encoded by the exons atgaaggcgtactacgCGATAGTACGACGCCTGGAGggcaagttcgacggtctcgagctcaaccacgttgcacgaaagttcaacgaggccgcggacgaactagcaaagatggcgtcggcgcggaccccggttcccccgaatgtcttcaccagagacctccacaaaccatccgtcgactacgccctGGCGACGGAAGAGGGCCCGTCAGCCGAGCCCAccacagggcccgaggccccctctgccaccgagacctcgcccgccgggcccgaggccatggcgattgacgcagagcctcctgAGGCCGACCAAgggacggactggcgagtccctttcctcgatcgcctcgttcgaggagagcttcctgctgacagagccgaagcccggcggcttgcgcgacgcgccaagacttacgtcctctgtgacggcgagttgtataggcgtagcccatctggtattctccaacgatgcatcaccaccgaggctggccaatccttgcTTTGCGACTTGCatgcgggagtctgcgggcaccacgcggcgcctcgcgcgctcgtgggtaacgccttccgccaaggtttctattggccgacggcggtggcagatgccacgaggctagtacgctcctgcgagggatgccagtactacgctcgacagacgcacctcccggcccaagccctccaaaccatccccatcacatggccattcgccgtatgggggctggacat attcaccggtcgcaaattCCTAactttctgcgacgaccaccacatccgggtggcctggtcggccatagggcacccaaggacgaatggccaagtagagcgtgccaacggcatgatcctacaaggccttaagccaagaatattcaatcggttgcagaagtttggcaagaaatggcttgccgaactcccgtcagtcatctggagcctaaggaatacc